The following DNA comes from Streptomyces globosus.
GCACCCCAGCGGTCGGTCATGGCCTGGAGGGCCGTGACGTTCGCGCCGGTGCCGTTGAAGACCGGGAAGGCCTCCGCGTACGGGCCGAAGTGGCTGCGCATGACCCGCTGGAGGTTCTCGGTGTACTCGTCCTCCCCGTAGGCGACCTGGTGGCCGCCGTTGGCGAGGGCGAGGGCCTCCAGGATCTCCGGATGGACCCCCGCGTAGTTGTCGCTCGCGAAACCGCGCACCGCCGGGTCGTGCCGGCGGCCGGCGTCGGTCTTCACGGTTGCGGTGTGAGCCACAGACGCTGTCCGTTCACATCGATGGCGGACTTCTCCCAGACGCCGGCGATGGCCTCGGCCAGGTCCTTGACGTCGGTGAAACCCGCGAACTTCGCATTGGGGCGCTCGGCGCGCATCGCGTCGTGCACCAGTGCCTTGATCACCAGGATCGCAGCCGCTGCTCCGGGACCGTCGTCGCCCCCCGCCTTGCGGAAGGAGTCGGCCATCGCGAGGGTCCAGGCCTCGGCGGCGGCCTTGCCCGCGTTGTAGGCGGCGTTGTTGGCGACGGGCTTGTGCGCGCCCGACTGGCTGACCAGGACGTAGCGCCCGCGGCCGCTGCGCAGCAGGGCGTCGTGGAAGGCCATCGACGTGTGCTGGACGGTGCGGATGAGGAGCTTCTCCAGGAAGTCCCAGTCCGCGAGGTCCGTCTCGGTGAAGGAGGTGCTGCCGCGCCAGCCGCCGACGAGGTGGACGAGGCCGTCGACCCGGCCGAACTCCTTCTCGATGCGGTCGGCCCACGCCTTGGTGGCCTCCAGGTCGAGCAGGTCCACGGTGTCGCCGGTGACGGTGGCACCGCCATGGGCGTAGCGGGCCGCGTCCACGGCCTCGGCGAGGCGCGCCGCGTCGGCGTCGGACGCGACGACGACGGCGCCGGCCTCGGCAAGGCGCATCAGGGCGGCCCGGCCCGCGGGGCCGCCGGCCCCGGCGACCGCGACGACGGCGCCCTTCAGCGGGGCCTCGGCGGTCCCGGCGTCCGCGGCGTTTCCGGTGTTCATCTGTGCAGCCTCCTGGGGGCGGGTGCTCACGCGGCGGCCTGCTCGGCGGCGTCCGCGGTCGGGGCGGTGATGCCCTTGGTGGAGGCGATCACACCCTTGAGCTTCTTCGCGAGGGCCTCGTAGAACATGCTGAGCGGAAACTCGTCCGGAAGCACGTCGTCCACGAGCTTGCGCGGCGGCTGCGTGAGGTCCAGGGCGTCGGGGCCCTTGGCCCACTTGGAGCCCGGGTGCGGGGCGAGGTAGGTGGAGACCAGCTCGTAGGCCTTGAACCAGTGGACGAGCTTCGGGCGGTCGATGCCGGCCCGGTACAGCTCCTCGATCTCGGCGCACAGCTGGTTGGTGACCTGGGGGGCGCGCATCCAGTCGATCTTCAGCTTGTTGTCCGTCCAGCGCACGACGTCGTGCTTGTGGAGGTAGGCGAAGAGCAGCTGGCCGCCGAGGCCGTCGTAGTTGCGGTTGCGGTCGCCGGAGACCGGGAAGCGGAACATCCGGTCGAAGAGGACGGCGTACTGCACGTCGCGGCCGTGCTCGTTGCCCTCGGACTCGAGCTTCACGGCCTCCTTGAAGGCGGTGAGGTCGCAGCGCAGCTCCTCCAGGCCGTACATCCAGAACGGCTGGCGCTGCTTGATCATGAAGGGGTCGAACGGCAGGTCGCCGTGGCTGTGGGTGCGGTCGTGCACCATGTCCCACAGGACGAAGGCCTTCTCGCAGCGCTCCTGGTCCTCGACCATGCGGGCGATGTCCTCGGGGAGCTCGATGCCCAGGATGTCGACGGCGGCCTCGGTCACCTTGCGGTAGCGGGCGGCCTCGCGGTCGCAGAAGATGCCGCCCCAGCTGAAGCGCTCGGGGGCCTCGCGGACGGCGATGGTCTCCGGGAAGAGCACCGCGGAGTGGGTGTCGTAGCCCGGGGTGAAGTCCTCGAAGGTGATGCCGAGGAAGAGCGGGTTGTCGTACCGGGTGCGCTCCAGCTCGGAGAGCCACTCGGGCCACACCATCTTCAGGACGACGGCCTCGAGGTTCCGGTCGGGGTTGCCGTTCTGCGTGTACATCGGGAACACGACCAGGTGCTGGCGGCCCTCGACGCGCTCCGCGGCCGGCTGGAAGGCGAGCAGCGAGTCCAGGAAGTCCGGCACGCCGAAGCCCTCGGAGACCCACTTGCGCAGGTCCGCGACGAGCGCCCGGTGGTACTCGGCGGCGTACGGCATCAGCGGCGACAGCGTCTCCACCGCGTGGACCACGCGCTCGACGGCGGCTTCGACGTCGGCCTTGGCCGGGGCGTCGGCGGCCTCGAAGTCGATGGAGCCGTCCTTGGCCTGCCAGGGGCGGATCTCCTCCACGGCGGCCTTGAGCTCGGGCCACGCCGGGTGGTCGACCACCCGCGCACCGGCGGTTATCACCGCACCGCCAGAACCCGGCACAAGAGTTTCCGTCATGTCACTTCCTCCACAGGAGAACCTCACGTAAACCCAGGGTATGCACGGGAGGGTGTCCCGCTCAAGAGGGGGCCAGGAAAATATTCGGCGTACCCCCCGGCGCGACCGCAATTCTTCCCGCCCTCGACTGCCACAGCAGACGCTTCGTCAGTTCGTCAAGGCCGCGGTGGCGCGCCCACCCGCGGGTGACGCGGCAGGGCCCGCCGGCACCGGGCGGGGGCGGACGGCCCTGGCGGGAACCGGCCCCCGGCGCCGTAGCGGTGCGTGCACGGGCGGTCTCATCGCGTGCGCGGCGCACTAGCATGCGTCCTCACCGCGCGCGCCGGACCTGGGACGCCGCGACCGCGCGGGCAGCCGCCGTCGACGGAAGCGAGAGAACCTTGACTTTCCTCACCATCGGTCACCGCGGGGTCATGGGCGTCGAGCCGGAGAACACGCTGCGGTCGTTCGTCCGCGCGGAGCGCTGCGGCATGGACGTCATCGCCCTGGACCTCCAGCTCAGCAAGGACGGCGTCCTCGTCGCCCTGCACGACCCCGGGGTGGAGCGCACCACCGACGGCACGGGCGCCGTCGCCGACCTGACCGCCGCCGAGCTGCGCGGGCTGGACGCCGGACAGGGCGAGCGGATCCCGCTCTTCGAGGAGGTCCTGGAGGCGGTGGGGACACCGCTGCAGGTGTCGGTACGGGACCTGCCGGCCGCCGCGGCGCTGGCGCGGCTGGTGGTGGAGCGGGACCTGGCCGGGCGCGTAGAGGTGGCGTCCTTCCACGACGCGGTGCTCGCCGAGGCCGCCCGGCTCGTCCCGGGCGGCCGGACCGTCCTCTCCTGCGACCTCGGCGGCGACGAGGCGGACGACGTCGTCGACCGGGCGCTCGCCGCGGGGGCGCGCACGCTGGCCCTGAACCTGCGGCGGCTCACGCTGGAGACGGTGGAGGCGGCGCACCGGGCCGGGCTGCGGGTCACCGGCTGGACGGTCAACTCCCTGGACCACCTCCGGCTGGCGCGGGCGCTCGAACTGGACGGCGCGGCCACCGACTTCCCGGAGATCCGCAGCACGGGCCGGTTCACGGCCTGAGCCCGCCCGCGGGCGGCGCCGCGCTACAGCGTCTTGACCAGGAGCTCGAAGGCGAGGTCGTCGCGGAGGGGGACGCCGAAGCGCTCGTCGCCGTACGGGAAGGGGCTCAGCTCGCCGGTGCGCCGGTAGCCGCGGCGCTCGTAGTAGGCGATGAGCTCCTCCCGGAGGCTGACCACCGTCATCCGCATCTCCTTGGCCGCCCACATCTCGCGGCAGCGGCGCTCGGCCTCGGCGAGGACCTCCTTGCCGAGGCCGCCCCCCTGGAGGCCGGGCCGAACCGCGAACATCCCGAAGTAGGCGTGGTCGCCGCGGTGTTCGAGCTGGCAGCAGGCGACGAGTTCGCCGTCGCGCTCCACGGCGAGGAGGACGCTGCCGGGGGTCCGGATGACGGCGCGGACCCCGTCCGGGTCGGTGCGCTGCCCGTCCAGGAGGTCCGCCTCGGTGGTCCATCCCGCGCGGCTCGCATCGCCCCGGTAGGCCGACTCGACGAGGGCCACGAGTTCCGGCACGTCGGCCTCGACGGCGGGGCGGAACTCCAGTTCGGCGGGCTGGGCGGTCGGCATCGGCGGGCTCCGTTCTGCGTGCTCAGCGGCATGCGGCATGCCGGTGGGGCGAGGACAGCCTAACCGGGCGCCGCGTGGGGGCCGTCCGGCCGGGGCATCTCTTCCCCTGACGCCGACGAGAACCGGGGGGCCAGCCGTGCACGGTCCAGCGATGTCCTCTTGGTCCTCTTTCGCCGCCGCGCTCCCCGCCTGGCTGACCGTGCTGGTGTGCGCCGTGAGCGGCGGCTGCTGCCTGCACCGGGCGTGCACGGCAGGGCGGCCGGAGCGCGGTCCGGCCGCGGGCGAGGCGGTGATGGCGGTGGGGATGGCGGTGATGGCCCTCCCGCCGGGGACGGCCCCGTGGGGGGCGCGGATCCTGCCGGTCCTGTGCTGCGGGGCCGCGCTGCACGCCGTCTGGCTGCTGCGGCGGGGCCTGCACCACACGCACCACCTGGTCGGGTCGCTGGCCATGGCGTACATGGCACTGGCCGTGTATGCGGGCGGCGGCCACGGGGGGCACGGGGGCGGCGGGTCCGCTGGGCCGCCGCTCGTCACCGGGGCACTGCTCCTGTACTACGCGGCGTACGTCCTGCTCGGCGGGGCGCGGCTGGTGGCCGCGGGGCCGGCCGTGTCCGCCGCGGCGGCGGGGCCGGGCGCGGGGCGCGGCCGGGAGGCCGGGGAAGTGGCGCGCGCCTGCCGACTCGCCATGGGGACCGGCATGTTGGCGATGCTGCTGCTGATGTGAGGGCGGGGAAACGTGTCCTGCGTCACCAATCGCCGCAGTGCGTACCCGGCGGTAGTCCGGCCCTCATAGGCTGGCGCCATGATGGTCCCCGCCGTTCTCCTGCTGCTCGGCGCCCTGACCGCGGTGCTCGCTCCCCGCCTGCTGGCCCGGGCCCAGTGGACCGAGCGCGAACCGGTCGTCGCGCTCTGGGCGTGGCAGTGCGTGGTGGGGGCGGTGCTCCTGTGCTTCGCACTGTCGATGGTGTTCAGCGCGGCAGCCGCATGGCTGGCGGTCCGCGGCCGGCTCTTCGCGGCGGCCCCGCACGGGGTGGTCGACGCGTACGGTCTCGGCCCGACGGGCGGCCCGTGGGCCGTCGGCACCGCGCTGCTGCTGGCGGGCGGCGGGCTGTGGACCGGGGTGCGGCTGGCCCGGGAGGTCCTGCGGGCGCGGGCGGGGCGGCGGGCGCGGGGCGCCGAGCTGCTGGTGCGGGCGCCGCTGCTGCCGGGGGAGGCGCCGGCGCCGGGTGCCCGGCTCGTCGTCCTGGAGGGGCCGCGGCCCGATGCGTGGTGGCTGCCCGGCCCGGCGCCGCAGCTGGTGGTGACGACGGCTGCGCTCGGCAGGCTGAAGGGCAGCCAGCTGGACGCCGTCCTGGCGCACGAGCAGGGCCATGCGGCGGCCCGCCACGACTGGCTGCTGCACTGCGCGCGGGCGCTGGCCGGCGGGTTCCCGCAGGTCCCGGTGTTCGCGGCGTTCGAGGCGGAGATGCACCGGCTGGTCGAGCTGGCCGCGGACGACGTGGCGTCGCGCCGGTTCGGGCGGCTGACCATCGCGCTGGCCCTGGTGGGGCTGAACGAGGACCGGGGCGTCTTCGGCCCCTCGCCCGCCCCGCAACCGCACGTGCCGGAGCGGGTGCGGCGGCTGCTTTCGGCGACGCCCCGGCTGTCGCCCGTGCGCCGGCTGCGGCTGACGGCGCTGGCGACGCTCGTCCCGGCGGTTCCGCTGCTGGTGGCGTTCGTGCCGGGGCTGCGCGCGCTCGCCCAGTAGGGCCTGTATCGGGTTGCCCGGCTGTGCCTCGGGGCAACCCGATACAGGGCACGGGGCTGTGGCGCGACCGGCGGCGCGGGCGGGATGGTGCGAGGATCGCCGCATGCGATGCGGGTGGGTGCGGTGGACTGGCGTCGGCTGTGCGGTGCTCTGGGTGGTGCTGACGGTCCTGGTGGCGGTGGGATGGCGGCCGCTGCTGTCCGGTGACGGCGCGGTGGCGGTGCGGCTGCACGCGTACGCCGTCCGGAACCCTGAGGCCACCGCCGCGGTGCGGGTCCTCTCCGACCTGGTCTGGGACCCGTGGACGATGCGGGTCCTGGCTGTGGCGGCCTGCGTGTGGCTGTGGCGCCGCAGGCGCGGCGAGCTCGCCCTGCGGGTGGCGGCGGCGACGGCGGCGGCGGCCCTGGTGAACCAGGGGATGAAGTCACTGATGGGGCGCGAGCGGCCGGAGTGGCCGGATCCCGTGGATTCCGCTTCCTACGCCGCCTATCCGTCGGGCCATGCGGCGACCGCCGCGGCGGTGTGCCTGATGCTGCTGTGGCTGCTGCTGCGGCGGGTGCCGCGAGCGCCGGCGTGGGCCGTGGCTGCTGCGGCGGTCCTGGCAGCCGTCTCCGTGCTCGGCGTCGGCTTCACCCGGGTCTTCCTCGGGGTCCACTGGACGTCGGACGTGCTGGGCGGCTGGGCACTGGGGGCGGGGCTGGCGGCCCTGGCGATCACGGTGCCCCTGCGGGTGCGCCGTACGGCGCCTGCGGAGGACGGGCGCCGGGAGCTCTCGGGCAGGACTTGACCTCAAGTGCGGTTGCGGTCGGAGGCTTCCTCCCATGCCGCCGCCGCAGCCCGGCGCGGCACTTCGTCTCGTGGAGGAGTCCCATGTCGAGCAGCACCGTTCCCGGCCCCGCCCCCGTCGCGTCCGCCGCCGCCCCGGCCCGCCGCCCCCGCCTCGCCTGGTGGAAGCTCCTGGCAGCCGGCGCGGCGGGATCGGCCGTGGTCAACCTGGTCGTCCTCGCCGTCGCCGGAGCGGCCGGCGCCTCGCTCACCGTCATGGACCGCGGGCAGGAGCACCCGGTCACGGCCGCCGGGGTCGTCGGGTCCTCGGTCGTCCCGCTGGTCGCGGGCGTGGGCGCCGCCCTGCTGCTCGCACTGTGGAAGCCGGTCTTCCTGCGGATCGCGCAGTGGGCGGGCGGCGGGCTGGCGCTGCTGTCGGTGGCGGGTCCGCTGATGTCGGACACCGACGGCGGCACCGTCGCGGCCCTGTCGCTGATGCACGTCACTCTCGGCGTGGCGGTCGTCGCCACCCTGGAGCTGCGACGCCGGCGCTGACGGTGTCCCGGCGCGGGCGTGCCCTGCGCGATCCCCCGCGTCGCGCAGAGCAGCCGGCGCCGTGCGCCGAGTATATTGGCTGGAAGCCAGTCAACGCAGGAGTAAGCATGTCGCCGCGCAGCGCATCGGTCAATGAAGAATTGCGGCGACGCTCCCGGGAGCGGCTTCTCCAGGCCACGGTGGAGCTGGTGGCCGAGCGGGGCTACGAGGCCACGACACTCGGGGACATCGCCGACCGGGCGGGCACCGCGCGGGGCCTCGTCTCGTACTACTTCCCGGGGAAGCGGCAGCTTCTCCAGTCGGCGGTGCACCGCCTGATGCACCTCACGCTGGAGGCGGCCCTGGAGCGGGAGCCGCGCAGCGACGACGGCCGCGAGCGCCTCGCCCGCGCGGTCGACGCGGTGCTCGGGCTGGCCCGCGAGCGGCCGCTGCTGATGCGGACGCACATGGCGGGCATCCTGCAGGCCGAGGGCTTCGTGCAGTGCCCGGAGCAGCAGCGGCTTGCCGCGCTGCTCCGGGACACCGTCGAGCGCTACGGCTCGGCCGACGTGGACACCGACTACCCGCTGCTGCGGGCGCTGCTGATGGGGGCGGTGGTGGCGGTCCTGCTGCCGGGCGCGCCGATGCCGGCGGCCCGCCTGCGGGCCGAGCTGTTCCAGCGGTACGGCCTGGACTGGGAGCTGGGCTTCCCGCCGGAGGCGGCTCCGCCGGAGGGGATGCCCGCCGCCGCCCGGTGACCGGGGCCGGCGGCGGGCCGGGTCAGCGGTACACGGGCTGGGTCTGGACGTTGAGCCGGTCGAGCCGGACCCGCGCGGCGCTGTCGGTGCGCCGGTCGTCGATCCGGAGCACGTCGAGGCCCTTGGCGATGTCGTTCGAGTAGACGTGGCCGTTGTAGTAGTACGCGGACCACGAGCCGCCGAAGGACAGCGCGTCGGAACCGAGCGGGCCGCGCTCGAAGTAGCCGATCTCGCGGGGCTCGGCGGAGTCGGTGAAGTCCCAGACGGACACGCCGCCCTGGTACCAGGCCTGGACCATGATGTCGCGTCCGGCGGCCGGGACGAGCGAGCCGTTGTGGGCGACGCAGTTCTCGGTGTCGGCCTGGTGGCGCGGGATCTTGAAGTAGCTGCGGAAGGCCAGTTTGCGGTGGTCGCCGCGGCCGGTGATGTCGTAGATGCCGTTCGCGCCGCGGTTCGGGCCGGTGGCCTCGTTGCAGGTGGCGCCGCCGCCTCCGCCGAGCTCGTCGGTGAAGACGACCTTGTCCGCCTTCTCGTTGAAGGTCGCCGAGTGCCAGAACGCGAAGTTGGTGTTGTCCTGGACCCGGTCGATCACCCGGGGCCGCTCCGGGTCGCGGATGTCGAAGAGGATGCCGTCGCCCATGCACGCGCCGGCGGCGAGCCTCTTGGAGGGCAGCACGGTGATGTCGTGGCAGCCCGTGGTCTTGGAGACGCCCGGGTTGGTGGGCGCGCCCGGGTTGCCGCCGTCGGGGAAGAGCACGGGGAAGCCCACCACGGCGGCCCGGGTGGGGGCCTTGCGCGGGACCTTCACGACGGAGATGCCGTCGTGCGGCGGGCGGCAGTCGGGGAAGGCCTCGTTCGGGGAGTAGGAGGCGACGTACACGAAGATGTCCCGGCCGTTCGGCACGAGGGTGTGGGTGTGCGAACCGCAGGCGGTCTCGACGGACTTGATGTAGCGGGGGTTCTTCTTGTCCTTGATGTCGAAGATCTTGATTCCCTCCCAGGAGGACTTCTCGGTGGCGGGCTGCGAGACGCTGTTGCAGGAGTCGTCGCTGCGCGAGGAGTCGGTGGAGAGGAAGAGCAGGTCTCCGTGGACGGAGATGTCGTTCTGGCCGCCCGGGCACAGGACCGTGCTGACCGTCTTCGGGGCCTTGGGGTCGGCGATGTCGTAGATGGTGAAGCCGCCGTAGTTGCCGGCGTAGGCGTACCGGCCCTGGAAGGCCAGGTCGGTGTTGATGTCGTTCGGGAACGCGCGGGGGATGTTGGCCAGCGGTGTGATGTTGGGGCTGTGGACGATCTCGTCCTGGCCGGGGATCCCGCCGGGCGGGAGTACGCGGCCGGCCGGCGGGGCCGCACTGCGCGGGGCTCCTGCTCCGGGCGACAGGTCCCCGGGGTCGGGGGTGGCGGCCGCGGGGTGTGCGGCGAGCAGGGCGGCGAGGAGGCCGCCCGCCGCGGCGGCCGCCGTGCGGGCCCTCCTGCTGCCGCGGCCGGTGCGCCGGGGGTCTGCGGTGTGGTTCGGGGTCACTGTGCCCTCCCATGCTGTCCGGTCGATTCCGCTCTGGGTGGGAGTGGAATGCGGACGACCGCAGTATGTTCCTCATCATGGACATGGCAAAGGGCTTACCCGGTCGAATCCGCCGGCTCCTCGGTCCCGCCGCGGCGGGCGCCTGCATCCTCCTCACCCTCACCGGCTGTACGGGAGGAGGGGGCTCGGCTCCTTCCGGGGACGCGGCCGCCTCCGACGACGCGGCCGCCGTCATCGCCCCAGGCCGGCCAGGCGAGAAGGCGCGCACCCTCTCCCCCGAGGAGGCCGCCCGCAGCCGGCCCGACGACAGCCCGAACGCCGCCGACCGGGCCTACATGCGGCACATGGTCGAACACCACGAACAAGCCATCCGGATGACCGCGCTCGCCCCGGACAGGGCCGCCAAAGACGCCGTCAAGCGGCTGGCCGAGCGGATCTCGGCGGCGCAGGCGCCGGAGATCGCCGTCATGCGGGCCTGGCTGGCCCGCCATCCCGGACCCGACGGAGCCGACGGCCACGACCACGGCGCGATGCCGGGCATGGCGACCGAGCAGCAGCTGAAGGACCTCGAAGCGGCCCGCGGCACCGACTTCGACCGGCTCTTCCTCTCCCTGATGACCCGCCACCACGAGGGCGCCCTCACGATGGCCG
Coding sequences within:
- a CDS encoding GNAT family N-acetyltransferase → MPTAQPAELEFRPAVEADVPELVALVESAYRGDASRAGWTTEADLLDGQRTDPDGVRAVIRTPGSVLLAVERDGELVACCQLEHRGDHAYFGMFAVRPGLQGGGLGKEVLAEAERRCREMWAAKEMRMTVVSLREELIAYYERRGYRRTGELSPFPYGDERFGVPLRDDLAFELLVKTL
- a CDS encoding SDR family NAD(P)-dependent oxidoreductase translates to MNTGNAADAGTAEAPLKGAVVAVAGAGGPAGRAALMRLAEAGAVVVASDADAARLAEAVDAARYAHGGATVTGDTVDLLDLEATKAWADRIEKEFGRVDGLVHLVGGWRGSTSFTETDLADWDFLEKLLIRTVQHTSMAFHDALLRSGRGRYVLVSQSGAHKPVANNAAYNAGKAAAEAWTLAMADSFRKAGGDDGPGAAAAILVIKALVHDAMRAERPNAKFAGFTDVKDLAEAIAGVWEKSAIDVNGQRLWLTPQP
- a CDS encoding LVIVD repeat-containing protein, coding for MTPNHTADPRRTGRGSRRARTAAAAAGGLLAALLAAHPAAATPDPGDLSPGAGAPRSAAPPAGRVLPPGGIPGQDEIVHSPNITPLANIPRAFPNDINTDLAFQGRYAYAGNYGGFTIYDIADPKAPKTVSTVLCPGGQNDISVHGDLLFLSTDSSRSDDSCNSVSQPATEKSSWEGIKIFDIKDKKNPRYIKSVETACGSHTHTLVPNGRDIFVYVASYSPNEAFPDCRPPHDGISVVKVPRKAPTRAAVVGFPVLFPDGGNPGAPTNPGVSKTTGCHDITVLPSKRLAAGACMGDGILFDIRDPERPRVIDRVQDNTNFAFWHSATFNEKADKVVFTDELGGGGGATCNEATGPNRGANGIYDITGRGDHRKLAFRSYFKIPRHQADTENCVAHNGSLVPAAGRDIMVQAWYQGGVSVWDFTDSAEPREIGYFERGPLGSDALSFGGSWSAYYYNGHVYSNDIAKGLDVLRIDDRRTDSAARVRLDRLNVQTQPVYR
- a CDS encoding glycerophosphodiester phosphodiesterase; the encoded protein is MTFLTIGHRGVMGVEPENTLRSFVRAERCGMDVIALDLQLSKDGVLVALHDPGVERTTDGTGAVADLTAAELRGLDAGQGERIPLFEEVLEAVGTPLQVSVRDLPAAAALARLVVERDLAGRVEVASFHDAVLAEAARLVPGGRTVLSCDLGGDEADDVVDRALAAGARTLALNLRRLTLETVEAAHRAGLRVTGWTVNSLDHLRLARALELDGAATDFPEIRSTGRFTA
- a CDS encoding DUF6421 family protein; this encodes MTETLVPGSGGAVITAGARVVDHPAWPELKAAVEEIRPWQAKDGSIDFEAADAPAKADVEAAVERVVHAVETLSPLMPYAAEYHRALVADLRKWVSEGFGVPDFLDSLLAFQPAAERVEGRQHLVVFPMYTQNGNPDRNLEAVVLKMVWPEWLSELERTRYDNPLFLGITFEDFTPGYDTHSAVLFPETIAVREAPERFSWGGIFCDREAARYRKVTEAAVDILGIELPEDIARMVEDQERCEKAFVLWDMVHDRTHSHGDLPFDPFMIKQRQPFWMYGLEELRCDLTAFKEAVKLESEGNEHGRDVQYAVLFDRMFRFPVSGDRNRNYDGLGGQLLFAYLHKHDVVRWTDNKLKIDWMRAPQVTNQLCAEIEELYRAGIDRPKLVHWFKAYELVSTYLAPHPGSKWAKGPDALDLTQPPRKLVDDVLPDEFPLSMFYEALAKKLKGVIASTKGITAPTADAAEQAAA
- a CDS encoding DUF5134 domain-containing protein, which translates into the protein MSSWSSFAAALPAWLTVLVCAVSGGCCLHRACTAGRPERGPAAGEAVMAVGMAVMALPPGTAPWGARILPVLCCGAALHAVWLLRRGLHHTHHLVGSLAMAYMALAVYAGGGHGGHGGGGSAGPPLVTGALLLYYAAYVLLGGARLVAAGPAVSAAAAGPGAGRGREAGEVARACRLAMGTGMLAMLLLM
- a CDS encoding phosphatase PAP2 family protein is translated as MRWTGVGCAVLWVVLTVLVAVGWRPLLSGDGAVAVRLHAYAVRNPEATAAVRVLSDLVWDPWTMRVLAVAACVWLWRRRRGELALRVAAATAAAALVNQGMKSLMGRERPEWPDPVDSASYAAYPSGHAATAAAVCLMLLWLLLRRVPRAPAWAVAAAAVLAAVSVLGVGFTRVFLGVHWTSDVLGGWALGAGLAALAITVPLRVRRTAPAEDGRRELSGRT
- a CDS encoding TetR/AcrR family transcriptional regulator, producing the protein MSPRSASVNEELRRRSRERLLQATVELVAERGYEATTLGDIADRAGTARGLVSYYFPGKRQLLQSAVHRLMHLTLEAALEREPRSDDGRERLARAVDAVLGLARERPLLMRTHMAGILQAEGFVQCPEQQRLAALLRDTVERYGSADVDTDYPLLRALLMGAVVAVLLPGAPMPAARLRAELFQRYGLDWELGFPPEAAPPEGMPAAAR
- a CDS encoding M56 family metallopeptidase, with product MMVPAVLLLLGALTAVLAPRLLARAQWTEREPVVALWAWQCVVGAVLLCFALSMVFSAAAAWLAVRGRLFAAAPHGVVDAYGLGPTGGPWAVGTALLLAGGGLWTGVRLAREVLRARAGRRARGAELLVRAPLLPGEAPAPGARLVVLEGPRPDAWWLPGPAPQLVVTTAALGRLKGSQLDAVLAHEQGHAAARHDWLLHCARALAGGFPQVPVFAAFEAEMHRLVELAADDVASRRFGRLTIALALVGLNEDRGVFGPSPAPQPHVPERVRRLLSATPRLSPVRRLRLTALATLVPAVPLLVAFVPGLRALAQ
- a CDS encoding DUF305 domain-containing protein, which translates into the protein MDMAKGLPGRIRRLLGPAAAGACILLTLTGCTGGGGSAPSGDAAASDDAAAVIAPGRPGEKARTLSPEEAARSRPDDSPNAADRAYMRHMVEHHEQAIRMTALAPDRAAKDAVKRLAERISAAQAPEIAVMRAWLARHPGPDGADGHDHGAMPGMATEQQLKDLEAARGTDFDRLFLSLMTRHHEGALTMAGEVLKGGNNAAVEELANEVVATQSAEIHRMRAMG
- a CDS encoding DUF6069 family protein, which produces MSSSTVPGPAPVASAAAPARRPRLAWWKLLAAGAAGSAVVNLVVLAVAGAAGASLTVMDRGQEHPVTAAGVVGSSVVPLVAGVGAALLLALWKPVFLRIAQWAGGGLALLSVAGPLMSDTDGGTVAALSLMHVTLGVAVVATLELRRRR